The Streptomyces sp. NBC_00483 genome contains the following window.
TGCGCGCTGTTGGGCGTGCTGGTCGGCGCCGGACTCGTCGAATGCCGTTCCGCAGGAGAGGAGTTTGAGACCGAGGAGAACTCGACCTTGCGGCAGTGGGACTTCCACGACCTGCTCTTCCACTCGCGCATCCGCAGCGGCCGCCACGACGCCCCGTTGGGCGGCACGTTCCCGCACCGGGGGGAGATCGCTCCCCGGCCCGCGGTCAAAGCCGTGCCCGACGGCCCCTCCATCGAGCTGTACCGTCCAGCCCTGGAAGAGATCACGGGGCGAGACCCCGGGCTGACGGCGGCGCTCGAAGGGCGCAGGTCGTTCCGCAGCTACGGAGAACAGCCGCTCACCGCCGAGCAGATCGGCGAGTTCCTCTACCGGGTCGGCAGGGTCAGGACGCGGTTCGTCCCCGCGCCCGACGATGAACCAGGTGGTGAGATCGTCTCGCGGCCCTACCCCACCGGAGGGTCGTCCTTCGAGCTGGAGCTGTACCTGACCGTTCAGCGCTGTGACGGCATCGACCCGGGCATCTACTACTACGACCCCGTCGCGCACCGGCTCGTGCTGGTGAACGACGCCCACCAGGACCGCCGGGCCATGCTGGAAGTGGCGTCCGTCTCGACGGCCAGAGAGGCCGACCCCGACCTCCTGATCACGATGACGTCCCGCTTCCAGCGCCTGTCCTGGAAGTACAGCGGCATGGCGTACGCGACGACCCTGCGGCACACCGGCGTGCTGTACCAGACCATGTATCTCGTGGCGACTGCCATGGGCCTGGCGCCCTGCGGGCTGGGCATCGGGAACTCGGACATGTCGGCGCGCGTCCTGGGCCTGGACTATCTCCAGGAATCGTCCGTGGGCGATTTCATCCTGGGTAGCCGGCCGCCGGGCGACCCCGGGATCTGGGACCGGGAGCAGGGCTGGGAGTGGGTCAACGACCCGGAGTGGGCTGCCTGGGCGGGTTCGAAGCTGAGGCGTGCCTGACGGCTTGCCGCTTGCGTGAATGATGCCTCCACCGAATCGGTGGAGGCATTTTTCTGTCGAGTGCGCAAAATTGACACCGATGGAATCTGTCATTCCCTTTCGGTTGCGTGATATCGGTAATTGTGGATGTGACAAGTGTCAATTGAAGCGCTTTTAGGGTGGCCTTGGCGCTGGAAAATCGAAATAGTTTCCCTATGTGGTCAACCGGCCGCATCCGAAAGATACTGAGGAGTTCTCTATGAACACCGTCGTCAACTCTGCCGACATCGAGCAGGTCTTCGACTCCTTCGACGTGACCGAGCTGGAGGTCCTCGAGGTGTCGCAGGGCGTCGCCCTTCCCGAGATGGGCGCCTCCGGCGGCACCAGCGGCACCTCGTCCTCCTCGTCGACCTGCTCCTCGTCGACCTGCTGACGAAGGTCGGCCGGCTGATCCAGTAGGACGGACGGCGGTGCCCGCTCCCGCGAAGGGGGCGGTCACCGCCGTCGTCGGGGCAACGATTGCCCGCGGTTCAGCCCTTGCGGGCGACGTGCAACGCGGTCGTCCACAGGACAAGGGCGGCGCCGAAACCCAGCAGGACGCGGCCGCGCTCGGCGTCACCACCGCCGAGCGCCACCGCACCGACCAGCGCGAGTGCCATCAGCAGCCCGCCGGTCCACCAGTACTGCGGCTGGGCGAAGGTCCGCGCGAGCGGCAGGAAATGTGCCCCGACGACGAGGCACACGGCCGCGGGAATGTACACCCACTGGCCGAAGTGGCCCAGGATGAACACGGCGGCGACGATCGCCACGGTCTGCCCGATGTTGACCCTGCCGAACACCCGGAAGCTGTTGGCGGCCACCCGGCGGCTGCGTCGTGGTCCTGGCGACATCCCGAACCGGATCGTGAGCACCACCGCTGCGACAGCCAGAACTACGGCCACGGCTGCTATGCCGACCAATGCCGACCCCGGCACCCGCGGTGCGATACCGGAGACTCCCAGGATTTCCCATATCGACGCGAAAAC
Protein-coding sequences here:
- a CDS encoding SagB/ThcOx family dehydrogenase produces the protein MRPGTPWPEVECVEYSVGFRDDVRVEFDAASVSLATPASTFAVRLPAGGTRDALAALAGGLVPLGETLDGFEPAERERFQRLLARLGRLVEFGVAVGGRELIRFQQTGQDTDPATTVVGPDDVVRLSRFALCRSRSGTLVLESPLASARALLVHRTARTLVSSLAAGRRVGDLAEQDGGDLALPEVCALLGVLVGAGLVECRSAGEEFETEENSTLRQWDFHDLLFHSRIRSGRHDAPLGGTFPHRGEIAPRPAVKAVPDGPSIELYRPALEEITGRDPGLTAALEGRRSFRSYGEQPLTAEQIGEFLYRVGRVRTRFVPAPDDEPGGEIVSRPYPTGGSSFELELYLTVQRCDGIDPGIYYYDPVAHRLVLVNDAHQDRRAMLEVASVSTAREADPDLLITMTSRFQRLSWKYSGMAYATTLRHTGVLYQTMYLVATAMGLAPCGLGIGNSDMSARVLGLDYLQESSVGDFILGSRPPGDPGIWDREQGWEWVNDPEWAAWAGSKLRRA
- a CDS encoding thiazolylpeptide-type bacteriocin, giving the protein MNTVVNSADIEQVFDSFDVTELEVLEVSQGVALPEMGASGGTSGTSSSSSTCSSSTC